The DNA segment AGTAGTGTGAAAACGAGTAAAGTTTTTTTCATACTTTTTTAGTTAGTTAATAATGTTCTTTAAATGATATTTCAAAAATATCGACGCAAAGTTAAATATTTATTATGCCAGCATTCCTTTTTCAATGTTAAATAATTATTAATAATTCAGGTATTTTTCAACATTTAACAATTGGATTAAATATTATAACCAACAGCTTATCAGTTATTTATATTTATTCTACATAACATATCATTAGGGAAATTGTTATATATATACTTATCATGGAAATCACACATTCCTAAAGGGCATAACAGATTTAATGAACATTTTTTTATAATTTTGGCCTGTACTAAAGTTAAATTCCTTTTATTAAAGATATGAACTACGATTTAATTGTAATAGGCAGCGGTCCGGGTGGATACGTAGCTGCGATCAGAGCTTCTCAGTTAGGTTTGAAAACTGCGGTAGTTGAGCGCGAATCTTTAGGTGGAATATGCCTGAACTGGGGCTGTATACCAACCAAAGCATTGTTAAAAAGCGCTCAGGTATTTGAATACATCAATCATGCTGCAGAGTATGGAATTAAAACTGCTGAAGCCGAAGCAGACTTTGCTGCTGTGATTAAACGCAGTCGGGGTGTTGCAGATGGCATGAGTAAGGGTGTTCAGTTCCTGATGAAAAAGAACAAGATTGATGTGATCATGGGCACTGGCAAAGTTAAGCCAGGCAACAAGGTAGAAGTTAAAGCTGCTGACGGATCACAAAAAGAATATACAGCAACAAGTATTATACTGGCTACCGGTGGAAGATCAAGAGAATTGCCGAACCTGAAACAGGATGGCAAAAAAGTGATTGGATACCGACAGGCAATGGTATTGCCTGAGCAGCCAAAATCGATGGTTGTGGTGGGGTCTGGTGCTATTGGTGTAGAATTTGCTTATTTTTATGCTACTTTAGGCACTAAGGTTACTGTTGTAGAATTTATGGACAATGTAGTACCTGTTGAAGATGAGGATGTATCTAAACAGTTGCTGCGCAGCTTCAAAAAAGCAGGAATTGAAGTGATGACCTCTTCAAGCGTTGAATCTGTAGACACCAGTGGTAGCGGCTGCAAGGTTCAGGTTAAAACTGCTTCAGGTATGCAAACTTTAGAATGCGATATCGTCCTTTCTGCAGCAGGTGTGGTAGCAAACATTGAAAATATTGGCCTGGAAGAAACAGGCATAAAAACCGAAAAAGGTAAGGTAGTTGTAGATGAGTTTTACAATACTTCTGTAAAAGGTGTTTATGCAATTGGTGATATTGTTGGCGGACAGGCGCTGGCACACGTTGCTTCGGCAGAAGGCATTATCTGTGTAGAAAAAATTGCTGGTCATAAACCAGAGCCTTTGGATTATAACAACATCCCTGGATGTACTTATTGCAGTCCTGAGATTGCTTCTGTAGGTTATACGGAAAAAGCAGCTAAAGCGGCAGGATATGAATTGAAGATCGGTAAATTCCCATTCTCTGCTTCTGGTAAAGCCAGTGCTGCAGGTGCCAAGGATGGTTTTGTAAAACTAATCTTTGATGCAAAATATGGCGAATTATTAGGCGCACACATGATTGGCGCCAATGTAACTGAAATGATTGCCGAGATTGTGGTTGCGCGTAAGCTCGAAACAACAGGCCACGAAATGATTAAATCGGTACATCCACATCCAACCATGAGCGAAGCAATTATGGAAGCTGCAGCTGATGCGTATGGAGAGGTAATTCATTTGTAACGGATAAATTTGTTTTAAATGATATAGAGAGGGCGGTTTGTATAACCGCCTCTTTTTTTATCTTTACATACTAACCAAATTCATATAAATGAACTTACATACCATAAATACAGGCTTTTTTAAACTGGATGGCGGTGCCATGTTTGGTGTTGTCCCTAAATCTATCTGGCAAAAAAGCAATCCGGCGGATGCAAATAATATGTGCACCTGGGCCATGCGCTGTTTATTGATTGAGGATGGCGACAGGCTGATCCTGATAGACAATGGCATTGGCGATAAGCAGGACGAGAAGTTTTTAGGTTATTACTACCTGCATGGCGATGATACCCTGGACAAATCTCTGGCTGCAAAAGGTTTTAGCAGGGATGACATTACGGATGTATTTTTAACACACCTGCATTTTGACCATTGCGGAGGTTCAATTATCAGGCAGGGGGATGGCAGGCTTCGCCCTGCTTTTAAGAATGCTTTTTACTGGAGCAACGCCAAACATTGGGCCTGGGCAGTAAACCCTAACGAGCGGGAAAAGGCTTCTTTCCTGAAAGAAAATATTTTGCCGATGCAGGATAGCGGACAACTGAGGTTTATAGAAGATAAAGACGGTATAGCTTTCCATGAAGGCATAAATATCCGCTTTGCCTATGGCCATACCGATGCCATGATGCTACCACAAATACAATATAAGCAGAAGACTATTGTTTATATGGCTGACCTGCTACCCTCTGTAGGGCACATTCCCCTCCCCTATGTGATGGCTTACGACATGTTTCCTCTAAAAACCTTAAATGAGAAAAAAGCCTTTTTACAGGAAGCTATGGATAAACAATACATATTGTACCTGGAACACGATCCGGTTAATGAATGCTGTACCTTGCAGCAGACTGAAAGAGGCATCAGGCTGGACCAGACTTTCGATCTGGCCAGCATTTAAAAGAAGATTTGCCTAGTTGTTAAGTGGTTAAACAAAAAATAATTCCAGATCTTTTCTGTTTAAGGTTTGTTTTTTATAAATTGAAATTATAAAGTCAACCTAATTAAAAAACAATAAACAAAAAGATTATGGGTAAGTTCGAAATTACTACCAGAAAAAACGGAGAGTTCCAATTCAATTTAAAGGCGGGAAACGGACAGGTTATTTTAAGCAGTGAAGGTTATACCACTAAAAGTGCCTGCAATAATGGAATAGAGTCTGTCAGAAAAAATTCACAGGACGACAATAAATTTGATAGAAAGACCTCTTCAAACGGGAAACCTTATTTTAACCTGAAGGCTTCCAACGGACAGGTTATTGGCAATAGCGAAATGTATGAAAGTGATACGAGCAGAGAGAACGGAATAGAGTCTGTAAAGAAAAATGCAGCAAATGCGGAAGTTTCAGATCTGAGTTAAAAACTCAAACATATAAAATCATTCTGTTGGTATTGCTTCTGCACACCAGGCAGAATTGATTTTATATGATTTTTATGTCAGAAATTTATATACCTACGTAATATTTCAGATAATACTTAATCGGGATAATATCAGCCAACACCCCCAAACAAGTGATTAATAATAAATTAACGATAATTATCAGTATAAACAGGGAATACTGACAAAAGTATTTTGGAATAATTATTGCTGCTATAATGTAATGCAAATAACGGCTGCAAAGTGTAACATTTTCAGGAATTTATGTTTCAAATTTGCCTTTAAATCCTTACTTTTGCACGTTCAAAATACATAACGAGTACCAAAACATATAGATGAGACAACTCAAAATCACGCAATCAATTACCAACCGCGAAAGTCAATCATTAGACAAATACCTTCACGAGATTGGTAAAGTGGATTTAATCACGGCAGAAGAAGAAGTAATACTGGCACGGAAGATACGGGAAGGGGATCAGGCTGCATTAGAACGTTTAACAAAAACCAATTTACGCTTTGTAGTTTCCGTAGCAAAACAATATCAGAACCAAGGTTTAACCCTTGGAGATTTGATTAACGAAGGCAATCTGGGCTTGATTAAGGCAGCGAAACGTTTTGACGAAACTAAAGGTTTTAAATTTATCTCTTATGCGGTTTGGTGGATTCGTCAATCAATTTTACAGGCTATTGCTGAGCAAAGCCGGATTGTGCGTTTACCTTTGAACCAGGTTGGCTCATTAAGCAAAATCAGTAAGGCATTCTCAAAATTAGAGCAGGAGTATGAGCGTGAGCCCTCTCCTGAAGAATTGGCAGACATTTTAGAAACTACAGTTGATAAAATTTCAGATACCCTAAGTAATTCTGGCCGTCATGTATCTATGGATGCCCCTTTTGTTCAGGGCGAGGAAAATACTTTGCTTGATGTATTGGAAAATCATGAACCTAATACAGATAGCAGCCTGATCAATGAATCTCTTTCAGAGGAAATAAAACGTTCCCTGTCTACATTAACAGAACGTGAACGTGAAATCATTGTACTGTTCTTTGGTCTAAGTACCAATCATCCACTTTCATTAGAAGAGATTGGCGAAAAATTTAATTTAACACGCGAGCGTGTCCGCCAGATCAAAGATAAAGCTTTACAACGTCTGCGCCATACTTCAAGAAGTAAAATCCTGAAGTCATATTTAGGATAAGTTCTTCCACCTGCTTCATTAACCAGGCAATAAAATTATAAAGTAAAAAGATTGGGTACTCGCTCAATCTTTTTTACTTTTGTGCCATTCTAACCAAAATTTCCTGACATGTTAAAGAAGTACCAATCTGAGTTTCAAAACTGGATTGAAAAAGAAAAGAAAGCTATTGAGTTGATCAATATTGTGGGTCAACTATGGTTCGACAGATCTGTTGAGCTGGTATTGTTCCGTAAGCCTTTATTTGATGTAGGTAGCAGTGAGATCCTTGCACATCATCAATATGCCAAAGAAGTAAGTGGAA comes from the Pedobacter heparinus DSM 2366 genome and includes:
- the lpdA gene encoding dihydrolipoyl dehydrogenase, whose translation is MNYDLIVIGSGPGGYVAAIRASQLGLKTAVVERESLGGICLNWGCIPTKALLKSAQVFEYINHAAEYGIKTAEAEADFAAVIKRSRGVADGMSKGVQFLMKKNKIDVIMGTGKVKPGNKVEVKAADGSQKEYTATSIILATGGRSRELPNLKQDGKKVIGYRQAMVLPEQPKSMVVVGSGAIGVEFAYFYATLGTKVTVVEFMDNVVPVEDEDVSKQLLRSFKKAGIEVMTSSSVESVDTSGSGCKVQVKTASGMQTLECDIVLSAAGVVANIENIGLEETGIKTEKGKVVVDEFYNTSVKGVYAIGDIVGGQALAHVASAEGIICVEKIAGHKPEPLDYNNIPGCTYCSPEIASVGYTEKAAKAAGYELKIGKFPFSASGKASAAGAKDGFVKLIFDAKYGELLGAHMIGANVTEMIAEIVVARKLETTGHEMIKSVHPHPTMSEAIMEAAADAYGEVIHL
- a CDS encoding MBL fold metallo-hydrolase; translated protein: MNLHTINTGFFKLDGGAMFGVVPKSIWQKSNPADANNMCTWAMRCLLIEDGDRLILIDNGIGDKQDEKFLGYYYLHGDDTLDKSLAAKGFSRDDITDVFLTHLHFDHCGGSIIRQGDGRLRPAFKNAFYWSNAKHWAWAVNPNEREKASFLKENILPMQDSGQLRFIEDKDGIAFHEGINIRFAYGHTDAMMLPQIQYKQKTIVYMADLLPSVGHIPLPYVMAYDMFPLKTLNEKKAFLQEAMDKQYILYLEHDPVNECCTLQQTERGIRLDQTFDLASI
- a CDS encoding YegP family protein: MGKFEITTRKNGEFQFNLKAGNGQVILSSEGYTTKSACNNGIESVRKNSQDDNKFDRKTSSNGKPYFNLKASNGQVIGNSEMYESDTSRENGIESVKKNAANAEVSDLS
- a CDS encoding sigma-70 family RNA polymerase sigma factor; translated protein: MRQLKITQSITNRESQSLDKYLHEIGKVDLITAEEEVILARKIREGDQAALERLTKTNLRFVVSVAKQYQNQGLTLGDLINEGNLGLIKAAKRFDETKGFKFISYAVWWIRQSILQAIAEQSRIVRLPLNQVGSLSKISKAFSKLEQEYEREPSPEELADILETTVDKISDTLSNSGRHVSMDAPFVQGEENTLLDVLENHEPNTDSSLINESLSEEIKRSLSTLTEREREIIVLFFGLSTNHPLSLEEIGEKFNLTRERVRQIKDKALQRLRHTSRSKILKSYLG